A section of the Humulus lupulus chromosome 2, drHumLupu1.1, whole genome shotgun sequence genome encodes:
- the LOC133815655 gene encoding S-protein homolog 6-like, translating to MKLFEKRGFSLISLILIIMFSSSLIEAARVNLPSTNDGNNKNSIDDEKLVGVFVFNTTVQIFNNLDNQNQLTVHCKSADVDLGAHVVANNQDYEFEFRINFAGTTLYFCGLTWVGGTGSYDIFKASRDSSRCASKCVWRARNDGIYGYLESKNQTVADIIYKWS from the coding sequence aTGAAGTTGTTTGAGAAAAGAGGTTTCTCGTTGATTTCCTTAATACTGATTATTATGTTTTCATCATCTTTGATAGAAGCAGCGAGAGTGAATCTCCCCTCTACAAATGATGGCAATAATAAGAATTCTATAGATGATGAAAAACTGGTAGGCGTATTCGTATTCAACACGACAGTTCAAATCTTCAACAACTTGGACAACCAGAACCAACTTACGGTTCATTGCAAGTCTGCCGATGTTGATTTAGGTGCTCATGTTGTGGCCAACAATCAAGACTACGAGTTTGAATTTCGAATCAATTTTGCAGGAACTACTTTGTATTTTTGTGGCCTTACTTGGGTTGGCGGAACAGGATCGTATGACATATTTAAAGCAAGCAGAGATTCCTCCAGATGCGCCTCAAAATGTGTTTGGAGGGCTCGTAATGATGGAATTTATGGCTACTTGGAGAGTAAAAACCAAACAGTTGCTGATATTATTTACAAATGGTCATAA